The genome window CCTGCCAGTGCGCGTCGAGGGGCTGTCGCGCTTTACCAGCGACAAGCAGGCCCGCACCATTCTGGCCGAACTGGCGGCGGGCAAGGTCGATATCATCATCGGCACGCACCGCCTGCTGTCGGACGACGTGAAATTCGGCAACCTGGGCCTGATGATCGTGGACGAGGAACACCGCTTCGGGGTGGGCCAGAAGGAGAAACTGCGCTCGCTGAGCGGGCTGCCCGAGATGAAGGAAGGCAAGCTGGACGTGCCCGAAGGCGTGGTGGCAGTGGACGTGCTGAGCCTGTCGGCCACCCCGATTCCGCGAACGCTGTACATGAGCATGGTGGGCCTGCGCGACATGAGCAGCATCCAGTCGCCCCCGAAGGGCAGGCGGCCCATCCAGACCATCCTCGCCCCCTTCGATCCGCTCACCGTTCGCAGCGCCATCGTGTCCGAGATCGAGCGCGGCGGCAAGGTCTTTTACATCCACGACCGCATCGCCAGCATCGGAGCCAGGAGCCTGTATCTGCGAAATCTGGTGCCGGAAGCCCGCATCGGCGTGGCGCACGGGCGCATGAACGAAGACGAGCTGGAAGAGATCATGCTGGGCTTCGAGGAAGGAGCCTTCGACGTGCTGATTTCCACCACCATCGTCGAGACGGGGCTGGATATTCCGGAGGCCAACACCATCCTGATCGAGCGCTCTGACCGCCTGGGGCTGGCCCAGCTGTATCAGCTGCGCGGACGGGTGGGCCGCCGCTCGCTGGATGCCTACGCCTACCTGTTCTACCCGCCGCGTATGACCGAGAACGCCGCCCGCCGCCTGTGGGCCATTGCCGACCTGCAAGACCTGGGATCGGGGCACCTGCTGGCCGAGAAAGACATGGAAATTCGCGGCGTGGGCAACATTCTGGGCGAAGAGCAGCACGGGCACGTGCAGGCGGTGAGCATCGAGGTGTATACCGAACTGCTGGCCGAAGCGGTGGCGAAGCTCAAGGGCGAACCCCTGACCGCGCCGCCCACCGTGTCCATCGATCTGCCGGTCAATGCACGCCTGACGCCGGAATACTTCGCGCTGGGCAACGGCATGGACGGCAAGAGCGGGGAAGAGGAGCGCATCGCCACCTACGGGCGACTGTCGGAGGCGCGGACGCTACAGGCCATCAGCCGGGTCGAACGCGATCTCCGCAAGAAGTTCGGCCCGCCCACCCCGGAAGTCCAGAACTTCATCGATCTCGCCAAACTGCGCCTGACCGCGCTGGCAAGGCGCGTCATCAGCATCGGTGAAACCATGACCGACCTGCAGATCACCTTCTCGTATAAGGGCCTGGATTACGACGCCGCCAGCCTGCGCCGCTTCCCACACAAGACCGAGGTGGCGACCTTTCCGCCCAGCGTGAAGGTGGAAAAGCGCGGCCTGAAACCCGATGACTACGTGCGAATCCTGATCGACGTGCTGGGCTACTTCGGCTAGCGAAGGCTGAGGAACCGGGAACATACCAGAGCGGAATTCGCTTTCCTTCTTCAAGGCGCTCAACCTCTACAGTAGGTGTATGTTCAGACGCTTCACTGCTGCCGCCGCCCTGCTCGGGCTGCTGACGGGTGCCGCTTCCGCCCAGGCGATGCCGCTGCTGCGGGTGCCCGCTGGCTTCAGCGCCACGCTGTACGCCCAGGGATTCCAGCGCCCGCGCCTGATGGCGGTGGCCCCGAACGGCGACGTGTTTCTGTCCGACATGCGGGCAGGCAAGGTCTACATCATTGCCGACCGCAACCACGACGGCAGGGCCGACAGCAACGTGGTGTACGCCAGCGGCCTGGATCGCCCGCACGGGCTGGCCTTCCACGGCGGTTATCTGTATGTGGCCGAGAATGCCCAGGTGGTGCGCTTCGCGTACACGAGCGGCGACACCCACGCGGCATCGGCGGCGCAGAAGGTGGTGGACCTGCCGAAAGATGGCGAGCACGAGACGCGCAGCCTCGCGTTCGGCCCCGATGGGCGCATGTACGTTTCGATTGGGTCGAGCTGCAACGTCTGCCAGGAAACCGACGCCCGCCGCGCTTCGGTGATGGTGTACAGCGCTGATGGCAAGAACGGCAAGCTGTTTGCCAGCGGTCTGCGAAATGCGGTGGGCATCGCGTTTCTGGGCAATCAGCTGTACGCCAGCCACAACGGGCGCGACTACCTGGGCGACAACACGCCGCCAGAGTCGTTCTTCCGCCTGAAAGCGGGCGGCTTTTACGGCTGGCCCACCTGCTTCACGGTCGGCAGCAGGCAGGTCAACGACCCGCAGTATCGCCGGGCCAACTGCACCCGTGCGCTGCCCGCCTTTGCTACCGTTACCGCCCACAGTGCGCCGCTGGGCATCGCTTTTTACGACGGCAGGGCGTTTCCGGCCAGCTACCAGGGTCAGCTCATCGGAGCGCTGCACGGCTCATCTATCCGGGCCACCCGCAGCGGGTACAAGGTCATCAGGATCAATCCGGCCACCGGGCAGGTC of Deinococcus ruber contains these proteins:
- a CDS encoding PQQ-dependent sugar dehydrogenase; protein product: MFRRFTAAAALLGLLTGAASAQAMPLLRVPAGFSATLYAQGFQRPRLMAVAPNGDVFLSDMRAGKVYIIADRNHDGRADSNVVYASGLDRPHGLAFHGGYLYVAENAQVVRFAYTSGDTHAASAAQKVVDLPKDGEHETRSLAFGPDGRMYVSIGSSCNVCQETDARRASVMVYSADGKNGKLFASGLRNAVGIAFLGNQLYASHNGRDYLGDNTPPESFFRLKAGGFYGWPTCFTVGSRQVNDPQYRRANCTRALPAFATVTAHSAPLGIAFYDGRAFPASYQGQLIGALHGSSIRATRSGYKVIRINPATGQVSDFITGFLRGQTILGRPVGVTVAQDGALLVSDDLNGMVYRVAYRR